TCCGTGGGCTTTTTACCCTCAAAGGCATCAAGTTTTGCCTTTAAATCTTCAAGGTCTTGTTTTTTTGTCATAAGTTTTACCCTGTGTTGAGCGGAAACATAAGTCCCCACAACTTACTTGTCAAGGTGGGGAGAGAGGAGATTTTTCAGATGCTCAAACACGTTTAGCATGACGATGTAGAGTGTGTTATTTTTGAAAGCGTGTAATCTATATTGTGAATGAAAGTTGGGTGTAAATTCTCATAAATTTTCATCACTTACAAAACTCAAGGGGAGTAAGAATTGATTATGACAGCCCTAAAATTAAAGCCTGATTCCATATTTGATAAATTGGTCGATACAGTTCGCACCTCATTTGCATCTTCTGATTTTTATGGAGCCGTTCATCTTTTGGATGGAGACAAAACTGTCATTGAGAAAAGTAGAGGTTGGCAAGATTTTAAGATGACCTTGCCGATTTCTCCAGAGATGCTCTTTCCTGTGGCCTCTATTACGAAAATTTTTACGGGCTTTCTTACTCTAAAATTATGGGAAGAGGGAAAATTTGATTTAGACGCCCCACTTCTTAAGATTTTTCCTAGCACTCACGGTTTTTGGGCCGGAGCCCCCCCTCCAAATTGGACGGAACGTGTGACACCTTATCACTGTTTGACGCATAGTTCTGGAATTCATTGCTATGCTGACACAAAAGCATTTTATGAAGGAAAGGCCAGAAAAGATGATGTCTCCAGAAGAGCTGGCGCGATGGATATTTTCGATGCCTAAAGATTTTTCGGAAGGAAAGAAATTCTCCTATGGAAATTCAGGCGTCTCACTGATGGGAAGGCTTATT
This DNA window, taken from Candidatus Bealeia paramacronuclearis, encodes the following:
- a CDS encoding serine hydrolase domain-containing protein; this encodes MTALKLKPDSIFDKLVDTVRTSFASSDFYGAVHLLDGDKTVIEKSRGWQDFKMTLPISPEMLFPVASITKIFTGFLTLKLWEEGKFDLDAPLLKIFPSTHGFWAGAPPPNWTERVTPYHCLTHSSGIHCYADTKAFYEGKARKDDVSRRAGAMDIFDA